A stretch of Candidatus Nanogingivalaceae bacterium DNA encodes these proteins:
- a CDS encoding polysaccharide deacetylase family protein translates to MVKRMSEKYQKLIKDNQRNRKILIFSALIVLVIAVISYCAFYMISKNNQQKSTPQTENSQEVSKYYFKDSKYEGIASKFIERKTKKEEVSLEIPVTKNSKINDFINKKVKEIDDTFRADIKKPFFDKPATEKMSYQVYYNQDNLISLALSVKQDTHGANLVDENLFWTFDKNSGDVIKLSSFLTDKDKFKPKVLEIFKNKVFEFLKSKNLEYSKDILDELTFDNLENFIILDKQTIDFPFSRSDILPSSYGDVKIQLKISEIYEFLQNDFARKTFDVPEPPKPKAVAPKPVSQPAPVISRAPVVSGNCPNCIAITFDDGPGIYTDRLLGYLRNYNAKATFFMIGPNAQRYSGVARRVFENGHQIGNHTWSHPSLTSLSDAQVQNEISSTNNVLQSITGARPQALRPPYGATNSRVQADAAALGMASVLWSVDTRDWADRNSAVVCNRAVSNARSGSIILLHDIHPTSVEAVPCILQNLTSRGFRFVTVSQLLGGLQAGQIYYSGK, encoded by the coding sequence ATGGTTAAAAGGATGAGTGAAAAATATCAGAAACTAATTAAGGATAATCAGCGAAATCGAAAAATTTTGATTTTTTCTGCGTTAATAGTTTTGGTTATCGCAGTCATTTCTTACTGTGCTTTTTATATGATTAGCAAAAATAATCAACAAAAATCCACTCCTCAAACTGAAAACTCTCAAGAAGTTTCAAAATATTATTTTAAAGATTCGAAATATGAAGGAATAGCTTCGAAATTTATTGAAAGAAAAACTAAAAAAGAAGAAGTTTCTTTGGAAATCCCAGTAACGAAAAATTCGAAAATCAATGATTTTATTAACAAAAAAGTTAAAGAAATTGATGATACTTTTCGCGCAGATATCAAAAAACCATTTTTCGATAAACCTGCGACTGAAAAAATGAGCTACCAAGTTTACTATAACCAAGATAACCTTATTTCGCTAGCTCTCTCGGTTAAACAAGATACTCACGGAGCAAATTTAGTTGATGAAAATCTTTTTTGGACTTTTGATAAAAATAGTGGCGATGTTATAAAGCTAAGTAGTTTCTTAACCGATAAAGATAAATTTAAGCCAAAAGTTTTAGAAATTTTTAAAAATAAAGTTTTTGAATTTTTAAAGAGTAAAAATTTAGAATATTCGAAAGATATTTTGGATGAATTAACTTTTGATAATCTTGAGAATTTTATTATTTTAGATAAGCAAACTATTGATTTTCCATTTTCTCGATCAGATATCTTACCTTCTAGTTACGGTGATGTCAAAATCCAGCTAAAAATTAGTGAAATTTACGAATTTTTACAAAATGATTTTGCGCGCAAAACTTTTGATGTTCCAGAGCCACCAAAACCTAAAGCCGTAGCTCCAAAGCCAGTGTCGCAACCTGCTCCGGTTATTTCAAGGGCGCCAGTTGTTTCGGGCAATTGCCCAAATTGTATTGCTATCACTTTTGATGACGGCCCAGGAATTTATACTGATCGACTCTTGGGATATTTGCGAAATTATAATGCAAAAGCAACCTTCTTTATGATTGGCCCTAATGCCCAGCGATATTCAGGTGTGGCTCGACGCGTTTTCGAAAATGGCCATCAGATTGGAAATCATACGTGGTCGCACCCTTCGTTAACTAGTCTATCTGATGCACAAGTTCAAAATGAAATCTCATCTACAAATAACGTGTTGCAAAGTATAACAGGTGCTCGACCACAAGCCCTTCGCCCTCCCTATGGGGCAACAAATTCTCGCGTTCAAGCTGACGCTGCTGCTCTTGGTATGGCTTCTGTTTTGTGGTCGGTAGATACTCGCGACTGGGCGGATAGAAATTCGGCAGTAGTCTGTAATCGTGCAGTTTCGAATGCTCGTTCGGGTTCAATTATCTTATTGCACGACATTCATCCAACTTCCGTTGAGGCTGTTCCATGTATTTTACAAAACCTAACATCTCGCGGATTTCGTTTTGTAACGGTTAGCCAACTTTTGGGCGGATTACAGGCTGGTCAGATCTATTATTCCGGAAAATAG
- a CDS encoding pilin, protein MKKILLMLSIMLMPMMYFSQSAYADSGCTGNETFFGLPAWYRGLVTSGENGCQIKEIGPNDAKNKHEITIEQFVWTVVANVIDMGFRIAGLVAMAFIIYAGYQYMIAAGDPGMLANAKRSLTNAVVGLVIAILASTIVTFVLGILG, encoded by the coding sequence ATGAAAAAAATTTTATTGATGTTATCTATTATGCTTATGCCGATGATGTATTTTTCACAAAGCGCTTATGCAGACTCGGGATGTACTGGAAATGAAACTTTCTTTGGCCTTCCTGCTTGGTATCGCGGATTAGTTACTTCTGGCGAAAACGGCTGTCAGATTAAAGAGATTGGCCCTAATGATGCAAAGAATAAACACGAGATTACGATAGAACAATTTGTTTGGACGGTCGTAGCAAATGTGATTGATATGGGATTTCGAATTGCAGGGTTGGTAGCGATGGCATTCATTATTTACGCGGGATATCAATATATGATTGCTGCTGGTGATCCAGGAATGCTTGCAAACGCAAAAAGGTCATTGACTAACGCGGTAGTTGGTCTAGTGATTGCAATTTTAGCATCAACAATAGTAACATTTGTATTAGGAATTTTAGGATAA
- a CDS encoding MBL fold metallo-hydrolase, with protein MSILFTYCGVACGVISIDNQFYIGIDPDLSPKGTLVRFKGFVSEKQTDVHKDKSLLSKVDVWLITHGHQDHLDDVGKDYLKGKTVLSPNKKILNGVSCLNNSVLKWGDKHTFSIDDYNITIKALPAYHASNYIMRKIVGKVNGYQLTITSSSETKVMYFTGDTVLYPDLTKNVPKNIDAIFANLGAVKSGSFGGPFTMDLKMLNQMNDLLQPKNIYPIHIEDYSHYNTTNKEVEAAGYRVLAVGETIDI; from the coding sequence ATGTCTATTTTGTTTACTTATTGTGGCGTTGCATGTGGCGTTATCTCCATTGATAATCAATTTTATATTGGAATTGATCCTGATTTATCACCTAAAGGAACCTTGGTACGGTTTAAAGGATTTGTCTCCGAGAAACAAACTGATGTTCATAAGGATAAGTCTCTTCTTAGTAAAGTTGATGTATGGCTAATTACTCATGGGCATCAAGATCATTTGGATGATGTAGGGAAAGATTATTTGAAGGGTAAAACAGTCCTTTCTCCTAATAAGAAAATCTTAAATGGCGTGTCATGCTTAAATAATAGTGTTTTAAAATGGGGAGACAAACATACATTTTCAATCGATGATTATAATATCACTATTAAAGCTTTACCTGCTTATCATGCCAGTAATTATATCATGCGAAAGATAGTAGGAAAGGTAAATGGCTATCAACTAACAATCACCAGTTCGTCAGAAACTAAAGTCATGTATTTTACTGGTGATACTGTTTTGTACCCAGACTTAACAAAAAATGTTCCTAAAAATATAGATGCCATATTTGCTAATTTAGGTGCTGTAAAATCAGGTTCATTTGGTGGACCATTTACCATGGACTTGAAAATGCTAAACCAAATGAATGACCTACTTCAGCCTAAAAATATTTATCCAATTCATATTGAAGACTATAGTCATTACAATACGACAAATAAAGAAGTCGAGGCTGCAGGCTATAGGGTTTTAGCTGTAGGTGAGACCATCGATATATAA
- a CDS encoding pilin — translation MKKILLAFGLIFAFATPIVMTSNVLDNQAHAEGAADLIQKGADSTGQKDSRSAGDLAKDFVNIMLFAVGILAVIMLIWGGIRYVLSGGDSGAVSSAKKTILYAVVGLIVAILAYAIVNFVITTIAKK, via the coding sequence ATGAAGAAAATTTTATTAGCATTCGGTTTAATTTTTGCTTTTGCTACCCCTATTGTTATGACATCGAATGTTCTAGATAATCAAGCCCATGCTGAGGGCGCTGCAGATTTAATTCAAAAAGGTGCGGACTCTACTGGTCAGAAAGATTCTCGATCGGCTGGTGACCTTGCTAAAGATTTCGTTAATATTATGCTTTTTGCGGTTGGTATCTTAGCGGTTATCATGCTTATCTGGGGTGGTATCCGATATGTATTGTCGGGCGGAGATAGTGGTGCTGTTAGTTCAGCTAAGAAGACAATCCTTTATGCAGTAGTTGGCTTAATTGTCGCTATCTTAGCTTATGCTATCGTCAATTTTGTCATTACCACTATTGCAAAAAAATAA
- a CDS encoding pilin gives MKKIILLSSILFAFMMPTNAFAATPFGACKNVVSGNTAVCSGDAKDAKEIAKNIISVLLWIVGMASIIVIVYSGITFVTSAGNPSQITRAKTMLLYAVVGLVVSILAYAIVNFIVGSAGGSKGGSSGSSSSSSSSSGSGGNSSSGSGSSNKNSNNNSPNTKSDNSSGSQGNDGRPSFPELNSGKNETGDKSIWTKI, from the coding sequence ATGAAAAAGATTATTCTATTAAGTAGTATCTTATTCGCGTTCATGATGCCGACAAATGCATTTGCGGCGACCCCATTCGGTGCCTGTAAAAATGTTGTTTCCGGAAATACAGCTGTTTGCTCTGGAGATGCGAAAGACGCTAAAGAAATTGCCAAAAATATAATTTCGGTTCTTCTTTGGATTGTAGGAATGGCCTCGATAATCGTAATTGTCTATTCAGGAATTACTTTTGTTACATCAGCAGGAAATCCAAGTCAAATCACACGAGCTAAAACAATGTTGCTGTACGCTGTAGTTGGTCTGGTAGTTTCGATTTTGGCATATGCAATTGTTAACTTTATCGTTGGAAGCGCGGGCGGAAGCAAAGGTGGATCCAGTGGTAGCTCCTCATCTTCTAGCTCAAGCTCTGGCTCTGGTGGTAATTCATCTAGCGGTTCGGGATCTTCTAATAAAAATTCAAATAATAATTCGCCAAATACTAAGTCTGATAATTCAAGCGGTAGCCAAGGCAACGATGGCAGACCTTCCTTCCCAGAACTTAACTCTGGAAAAAATGAAACAGGTGATAAAAGTATTTGGACAAAAATATAA
- a CDS encoding Hsp20/alpha crystallin family protein: MARRQNDDSFLNDELEAAFNFGDDLMETSKDEAFAESEQIEMAEEENELPGQLAVDVYETEDKLFVKARTAGVNKNDLDVSLSDGTLTISGSLNPGDQEGIIAHHAQECYWGEFSRTLTLPVPIKEDEVEAMLKDGILTISFTKLKTQATRIKVL, encoded by the coding sequence ATGGCTAGAAGACAAAATGATGACAGCTTTTTGAATGATGAGCTCGAAGCTGCTTTCAACTTTGGTGATGATCTAATGGAAACTTCAAAAGACGAAGCTTTCGCAGAATCTGAACAAATTGAAATGGCTGAAGAAGAGAATGAACTTCCAGGTCAGCTCGCTGTTGATGTTTACGAAACAGAAGATAAACTTTTTGTTAAAGCGCGAACTGCAGGCGTAAACAAAAATGACTTGGATGTTTCACTTTCAGACGGAACTTTAACAATTAGCGGTAGCTTAAATCCTGGTGATCAAGAGGGAATTATTGCTCATCATGCTCAAGAATGTTACTGGGGAGAATTCAGTCGAACATTAACACTTCCAGTTCCAATCAAGGAAGATGAAGTTGAGGCGATGTTGAAAGATGGAATTCTAACAATTAGCTTTACAAAGCTAAAAACTCAAGCAACACGAATCAAAGTTCTATAA
- a CDS encoding pilin, with product MKNFVKTALLAAVTVFAVGATTFATPAYAADCKVTGGLKAADSCAKGVQEENGGPTSLFDGDSPIFTTAINIMLFIIGILSVIMLIYGGIRYVLSSGDSGAVTNAKNTIMYAIIGLVIAILAYAIVNFVIGSITNKN from the coding sequence ATGAAAAATTTTGTAAAAACAGCTTTATTAGCTGCTGTAACAGTGTTCGCTGTTGGTGCTACAACATTTGCGACTCCAGCATATGCTGCCGATTGTAAAGTTACTGGTGGTCTAAAAGCTGCCGATAGCTGTGCTAAAGGTGTTCAAGAAGAAAATGGTGGACCAACAAGCTTGTTTGACGGAGACTCACCAATTTTCACAACAGCAATCAACATTATGCTCTTCATTATTGGTATTCTTAGCGTGATTATGCTTATCTATGGTGGTATCCGATATGTTCTTTCAAGTGGTGATTCTGGTGCTGTGACAAATGCTAAAAATACAATTATGTATGCTATTATCGGTCTTGTTATCGCTATCTTGGCTTACGCTATTGTTAACTTCGTTATTGGATCAATTACAAATAAGAACTAA
- a CDS encoding MFS transporter, which yields MIKSGHMQILTRFRKAKTQDFRKVFLIATITVVTILGFFSSSLAYALDGAQWTDSSKNGIKYNGKVYTKVSDTSKYPDSIRSKKIYAENSSVSADNQKTTVIALDDENDASSGKIYTFDVSALGNLKQDGDAQDVKVDGTSKDEETSNCSVEGGGGWMVCMVANTISKWMDGIYEWLQTFLRVQPLYTSHKSGLFQVWDYMRNVANIFFVIGFVFVIYSQVTGFGISNYGVKKILPKLIVAAILINISYYICAILVDISNILGAQAQNLLVGIRNSIFNSGGNKIKVSGLDWSNMTAAVLSGSGVVAYGAYTVSVATAGSTGAAVMMILGALVAVIYSAVVGLVILAARQAIIIVLVFLAPLAFAANILPNTEKWFQKWKDLFTTMLVMYPIISLLFGGAQLVGTTIIASSNGSFLVFLLGAVVQIVPLAITPTIMRISGGLLGKFAGIINNPNKGPIDRAKKFLGENQEMYRNRGIAKNPASLGSRLNQMNYNRSRRIGSAKSIADTYQKERFANKENSDLEAVQNMPEGSNAFSNRYYEARKQHILGTNTQYQEMLANEALNRANAQSGAAVSQIKSELLSSTLDKDPSGKIRGIVDLSDDTLRTLNGKFGSQALKFIDDANRTTSFKQAERNNNIALNNAMANNLRYNNDLLNTASGVRGESGKVSALASAMAAASKENKEEVESLANLTKSLNFSGNDYNQIFSKNMGESIQKDGIDFEITKNLRAATAEKFMGSSNLETALDSLGKTSLGSELNANRSDLVEAFKKTKKDDLQFIGGAALENIAVNGMTSKEVINAIHDNYTKNVSDEKIIKASNDAMKIIWDKKALSAMSDETLKSTLKSVKTINENPAEYSKLNAVQGSEIHKMLKEVEKSNKAIYDSILGSNWKPTNIKNKK from the coding sequence ATGATAAAATCAGGTCATATGCAGATCTTGACGAGGTTCAGAAAAGCAAAAACTCAAGATTTTCGAAAAGTTTTTCTTATCGCGACTATAACAGTAGTCACAATCTTGGGCTTTTTTAGTTCGAGCCTGGCTTACGCGCTCGATGGTGCTCAATGGACAGATTCTTCAAAAAATGGTATAAAATACAACGGAAAAGTTTATACAAAAGTTTCTGATACTTCGAAATATCCTGATTCAATTCGTTCAAAAAAAATCTATGCAGAAAATTCATCTGTCAGCGCAGACAATCAAAAAACCACAGTTATTGCTTTAGATGACGAAAACGATGCCTCTAGTGGAAAAATTTACACTTTTGACGTGAGCGCCTTAGGAAATCTAAAACAAGATGGTGATGCGCAAGATGTTAAAGTTGACGGCACCTCAAAAGATGAAGAAACATCAAACTGTAGCGTTGAAGGCGGTGGTGGCTGGATGGTTTGTATGGTTGCAAACACTATCTCGAAATGGATGGATGGAATTTATGAATGGCTTCAAACTTTTTTGCGAGTTCAACCACTTTATACTTCCCATAAATCAGGTCTCTTCCAGGTCTGGGATTACATGCGAAATGTCGCGAATATCTTTTTCGTGATTGGTTTTGTTTTTGTCATTTATTCACAGGTGACTGGGTTTGGAATTAGTAATTATGGTGTAAAAAAAATATTACCAAAATTAATCGTAGCAGCAATCTTAATTAATATCTCTTATTATATTTGTGCAATTTTGGTGGACATTTCGAATATTTTAGGCGCCCAAGCACAAAATCTTCTCGTGGGAATTCGAAACAGCATTTTCAATAGTGGCGGTAATAAGATTAAGGTTTCAGGTTTAGACTGGTCAAATATGACTGCAGCTGTTTTAAGTGGAAGTGGTGTTGTAGCGTATGGAGCATACACAGTATCTGTAGCAACTGCAGGAAGTACTGGTGCAGCAGTAATGATGATACTTGGCGCTTTGGTTGCCGTTATCTATTCAGCCGTAGTTGGCTTAGTAATTCTAGCTGCTCGTCAAGCAATTATTATTGTTTTAGTTTTCTTAGCACCTTTAGCTTTCGCCGCAAACATCCTACCAAATACCGAAAAATGGTTCCAGAAATGGAAAGATTTATTCACGACAATGCTTGTCATGTATCCAATTATATCCCTACTATTTGGTGGAGCACAGCTCGTTGGAACTACAATTATTGCTAGCTCAAACGGAAGCTTTTTAGTCTTCCTTTTAGGTGCAGTTGTTCAGATTGTACCACTTGCAATTACACCAACAATTATGCGAATTAGTGGTGGTCTACTTGGTAAATTTGCTGGAATTATCAACAATCCAAATAAAGGACCAATTGACCGAGCCAAGAAATTCCTTGGAGAAAATCAAGAAATGTACCGAAATCGGGGAATTGCAAAAAATCCAGCATCACTTGGTTCTCGCTTAAATCAAATGAATTACAACCGATCAAGAAGAATCGGTTCAGCAAAATCTATTGCTGACACATATCAAAAAGAACGCTTTGCGAATAAAGAGAATTCTGATTTAGAAGCCGTTCAAAATATGCCAGAAGGTTCAAATGCGTTTTCGAACAGATATTACGAAGCTCGCAAGCAACATATTTTGGGAACAAATACTCAATACCAAGAAATGCTCGCTAACGAGGCCTTGAATCGTGCCAACGCCCAATCTGGCGCGGCAGTTTCACAAATTAAATCTGAATTACTCAGTTCAACTCTTGATAAAGATCCGAGTGGTAAGATTAGAGGAATTGTTGATCTTAGCGATGATACTCTAAGAACTCTCAATGGAAAATTTGGCTCACAGGCACTTAAATTCATCGATGATGCAAACAGAACAACTTCATTTAAGCAAGCTGAAAGAAATAACAATATTGCACTCAATAATGCAATGGCAAACAATTTGCGCTACAATAACGACCTATTAAATACCGCATCTGGTGTTCGTGGCGAATCTGGAAAAGTCTCAGCACTTGCTAGTGCTATGGCGGCCGCTTCGAAAGAAAACAAAGAAGAGGTCGAATCACTCGCAAATCTTACAAAATCACTCAACTTTTCAGGCAACGATTATAACCAAATCTTCTCAAAAAATATGGGTGAAAGTATTCAAAAAGATGGAATCGATTTCGAAATTACTAAGAATTTGCGCGCTGCAACGGCCGAGAAATTCATGGGTTCATCAAATCTCGAAACCGCTCTAGATTCGCTCGGTAAAACTTCACTTGGTAGCGAATTAAATGCCAATCGTAGCGATTTGGTTGAAGCTTTCAAGAAAACCAAAAAAGACGATCTTCAGTTTATTGGCGGAGCGGCCTTAGAAAATATCGCAGTAAACGGCATGACTTCAAAAGAAGTTATAAATGCTATTCATGATAACTACACCAAGAATGTTTCAGATGAGAAAATTATAAAAGCTTCAAATGATGCAATGAAAATCATCTGGGATAAAAAAGCACTTTCAGCAATGTCGGATGAAACACTCAAGTCAACACTCAAGAGTGTTAAAACAATTAACGAGAACCCCGCTGAATACAGTAAGCTTAATGCAGTTCAGGGATCTGAAATCCACAAAATGCTTAAAGAGGTCGAAAAGAGTAATAAGGCAATCTACGACTCCATTCTTGGTTCAAACTGGAAACCAACCAATATTAAGAATAAAAAATAA
- a CDS encoding bifunctional phosphoglucose/phosphomannose isomerase, producing MLDNFNILVQRDPQNALLVASEQWKQTLFQAEVLSPENDGREIKNIVIAGMGGSALAGLIVKKWLENNITLPIEVVRNYILPKNVSKNTLVIISSYSGNTEETISSLHQAIEIGAQIATISSHGKIEEIARSRDIAHVKLPAGLQPRMAVIYNFRALTKILVNFGVISNEMHEEVEHYADFLRKESESWVANISTERNYAKQLALYSAGRSAVFLSSNEFSPLAYKWKISWNENAKNVSFYNEYPEFNHNEFIGWSSHPVEKLFAIFNLRSNLDHPRVQKRFEISDRLLSGKRPAARNIELKGSTYLEQVLWGSILADFVSIYLAILNNVNPTPVELIEKLKIELVK from the coding sequence ATGTTAGATAATTTTAATATATTAGTTCAGCGCGACCCGCAAAATGCACTCTTAGTCGCTAGCGAACAGTGGAAACAAACGCTTTTTCAAGCGGAAGTTCTTTCTCCCGAAAATGATGGGAGGGAGATTAAAAATATCGTAATTGCCGGAATGGGCGGATCAGCATTAGCTGGCTTAATTGTTAAGAAGTGGCTTGAAAACAATATAACTTTGCCAATTGAGGTTGTTCGAAATTACATTTTACCAAAAAATGTTTCGAAAAATACACTTGTAATTATTAGTTCTTACTCTGGAAATACTGAAGAAACAATCTCATCACTACATCAAGCTATTGAAATTGGTGCACAGATTGCAACCATTTCTTCTCATGGTAAAATTGAAGAAATTGCTCGAAGCCGTGATATCGCACACGTTAAATTGCCAGCCGGGCTACAACCTCGAATGGCTGTAATCTATAATTTCCGCGCTCTAACAAAAATTTTAGTAAATTTTGGGGTTATCTCAAATGAGATGCACGAAGAAGTTGAGCATTATGCCGACTTTTTACGAAAGGAAAGTGAATCTTGGGTAGCGAATATCTCAACCGAAAGAAACTATGCCAAACAATTAGCGCTTTATTCAGCAGGGCGAAGTGCAGTTTTTCTAAGTTCGAATGAATTTTCACCGCTGGCTTATAAATGGAAGATTTCTTGGAACGAAAATGCTAAAAACGTTAGCTTTTATAACGAATATCCGGAATTCAATCACAATGAATTTATTGGCTGGAGTTCGCACCCAGTTGAAAAACTCTTTGCAATTTTTAATCTTCGAAGTAATTTAGACCATCCGCGAGTGCAAAAGCGTTTTGAAATTTCAGATAGGCTTTTAAGCGGAAAGCGCCCAGCTGCACGAAATATCGAACTTAAAGGTTCAACTTATCTTGAACAAGTTCTTTGGGGCTCAATTTTAGCAGATTTCGTAAGTATTTATCTTGCAATTTTGAATAATGTTAACCCGACACCAGTGGAATTAATTGAAAAACTAAAGATTGAATTAGTAAAATAA
- a CDS encoding PrgI family protein: MSVYKVPQDVEADDKLLGPFNFRQFIYLIIVAGCIALDIFLWGIFPGLVIIPMPFIIFFGALALPLRKDQPMETYLAAIVSFYIKPNKRYWQPDGVEHLIQISAPIKKDEHLTKDISQNEASRRLSYLADIVDTEGWAIKHSIAPVNTTVREEYSNEARSAEDMFENSRVSSNVDNLLSQHDQRRKQQIMQNLDMARNLAQFTNESSENIQDQTYYFDPKNKYIGSDNVKFEDVSIQAPVSAPVQTQPTAFSQNQQDQYRMNFSQNKTPNNTFTNTYPQNPTQNWNSGQNNSNSYTPSQNWQNPPQPNPENNNEFNNIKLHYNPYPDSMNQTVISPNWQQNPPRNIQQPAPQPLSNFTENPYPNQPQQHPYPAPNSPESYQSQKDELEGLREDIERIREFNNTTDEREKRDPKARISTNPEDNPFINKKQSTGRTSAKEISAEMKRLVSEGKDLSVETLARQANKIANKEKITQDNSKEVDLEENEVLISLR, translated from the coding sequence ATGAGCGTTTATAAAGTTCCTCAAGACGTTGAGGCTGATGACAAATTGCTTGGGCCGTTTAATTTTCGGCAGTTTATTTACTTGATTATTGTTGCAGGCTGTATTGCACTGGATATTTTTCTATGGGGAATTTTTCCTGGATTAGTAATTATACCAATGCCTTTCATCATTTTCTTTGGAGCGCTCGCATTGCCTCTGCGAAAAGATCAACCAATGGAAACTTATCTTGCTGCAATTGTTTCTTTTTATATTAAACCTAATAAGCGTTATTGGCAGCCAGATGGTGTTGAACATTTGATTCAAATTTCTGCGCCAATTAAAAAAGATGAACATTTAACTAAAGATATCTCACAAAATGAAGCGTCAAGACGGCTTAGTTATTTGGCGGATATTGTTGACACTGAAGGTTGGGCTATTAAGCACTCAATTGCACCCGTAAACACGACCGTTCGAGAGGAATACTCTAATGAGGCACGTTCAGCGGAAGATATGTTTGAAAATTCCCGCGTATCTTCAAATGTTGATAATCTTTTAAGCCAACACGACCAGCGACGTAAACAACAAATTATGCAAAACCTTGATATGGCGCGAAATCTCGCACAGTTTACGAATGAAAGTTCGGAAAACATTCAAGACCAAACTTATTATTTCGATCCTAAAAATAAATACATTGGCTCAGATAATGTTAAATTTGAAGATGTCTCAATTCAAGCCCCAGTATCAGCCCCAGTACAAACTCAGCCTACAGCATTTTCACAAAATCAGCAAGACCAATATCGCATGAATTTTAGTCAAAATAAAACTCCTAACAATACTTTTACGAATACCTATCCGCAAAACCCAACGCAAAATTGGAATTCGGGACAGAATAATTCTAATAGCTACACTCCAAGCCAAAACTGGCAAAATCCGCCTCAACCAAATCCTGAAAATAATAACGAATTTAATAATATCAAGCTTCATTACAACCCTTACCCAGATTCAATGAATCAAACTGTTATTTCACCCAACTGGCAACAAAACCCACCGCGCAATATCCAACAACCTGCGCCACAACCACTTTCAAACTTTACTGAGAACCCTTATCCAAATCAACCGCAACAACATCCGTATCCAGCACCGAATAGTCCAGAAAGCTATCAAAGCCAAAAAGATGAACTTGAAGGACTCCGTGAAGATATTGAGAGAATTCGAGAATTTAATAATACAACAGACGAAAGAGAAAAGCGCGATCCAAAGGCGAGAATTTCAACAAACCCAGAGGATAATCCGTTCATTAATAAAAAACAATCAACCGGTCGAACCTCTGCTAAAGAAATTAGTGCTGAAATGAAAAGGCTAGTTTCAGAAGGAAAGGACCTTTCGGTTGAAACGCTTGCACGCCAAGCGAATAAAATAGCAAATAAAGAAAAGATTACCCAGGATAATTCAAAAGAGGTCGACCTGGAAGAAAATGAAGTATTAATATCATTGAGGTAA